A genomic window from Candidatus Saccharibacteria bacterium includes:
- a CDS encoding MgtC/SapB family protein has protein sequence MDKDQGGQPEPATPTVAPVQVIQWTASDSIEHERSKSWYIVAILITAAIAGVAIWLGQWSLAILVAVILAAILVVTGKPAREVNYELSTDGLVVDGRKYTLGEFRAFGVRRDGALWQLVIIPVKRFGLPVTTFINEEQGEQIVDFLGAILPMEEVHPDFVDSISKRLKL, from the coding sequence ATGGACAAAGATCAAGGTGGGCAACCAGAACCAGCAACTCCGACCGTTGCGCCAGTTCAGGTGATCCAATGGACCGCCTCTGATTCGATCGAGCACGAGCGCAGTAAATCGTGGTATATCGTAGCCATCCTCATCACCGCAGCAATCGCTGGTGTAGCTATTTGGCTGGGGCAATGGTCACTAGCTATCCTTGTAGCCGTCATCTTGGCCGCGATTCTCGTCGTCACCGGCAAACCAGCCCGGGAGGTCAACTATGAATTATCGACCGATGGCCTGGTCGTTGACGGTCGCAAATACACACTCGGCGAATTCCGCGCCTTTGGCGTGCGACGCGACGGTGCCTTGTGGCAACTCGTCATTATCCCAGTCAAACGTTTCGGCCTGCCTGTTACGACCTTTATCAACGAAGAACAAGGCGAACAAATCGTCGATTTCCTCGGCGCAATCCTGCCAATGGAAGAAGTCCATCCAGACTTTGTCGATAGTATTAGCAAACGCCTCAAGCTCTAA
- a CDS encoding HIT domain-containing protein has product MQDSIFTKIINGEIPCHKIYEDEYTFAFLDIYPSCEGHTLVVHKVPTEFIWDLTDEQYGQLLRTVKKLALHFRKVSGKPYVKMDVIGTDVPHNHIHLKPFAVPSETHKADRTKIEPDHAALARIAERFRLDD; this is encoded by the coding sequence ATGCAAGATTCAATTTTTACCAAGATCATCAACGGTGAAATCCCCTGCCACAAAATCTATGAGGACGAGTATACCTTTGCGTTTCTCGACATTTATCCTTCGTGCGAAGGTCATACCTTAGTCGTGCACAAAGTGCCGACTGAGTTTATCTGGGATCTGACTGACGAACAGTACGGACAGTTACTGAGAACGGTAAAGAAGCTTGCCTTGCATTTCCGCAAGGTCTCCGGAAAACCCTATGTCAAAATGGATGTTATCGGTACCGATGTACCCCATAATCACATTCACCTCAAACCCTTTGCCGTTCCTAGTGAAACCCACAAAGCTGACCGAACCAAAATCGAGCCTGACCACGCAGCGCTAGCGCGAATAGCTGAGAGATTCCGACTCGATGATTAA
- a CDS encoding 23S rRNA (pseudouridine(1915)-N(3))-methyltransferase RlmH, whose product MINIIAVGKKHDPNITDAINDYEKRLRAPFEVKWVLLPYSAKNGDEARQDESERIISQLRPADFVVLLDERGQDLSSPDFSALLTSQQNIVIIIGGAYGVNDELRQRADRVISLSAMVFPHQLVRLVIIEQIYRAQAIATNHPYHHS is encoded by the coding sequence ATGATTAATATCATCGCCGTTGGTAAAAAGCACGATCCGAATATCACGGATGCTATTAACGACTACGAAAAACGCCTCAGAGCCCCATTTGAGGTCAAGTGGGTATTGTTGCCATATTCAGCTAAAAACGGCGACGAGGCGCGTCAGGACGAGTCTGAGCGTATCATTAGCCAGCTACGGCCAGCTGATTTCGTCGTCCTGCTCGACGAACGCGGTCAGGACCTATCAAGCCCCGACTTCTCCGCCCTGTTAACTAGCCAGCAAAATATCGTCATCATTATTGGTGGCGCCTACGGGGTAAACGACGAATTACGACAACGAGCCGACCGGGTCATCTCATTATCCGCTATGGTATTCCCTCATCAATTAGTGCGCCTCGTAATAATCGAACAAATCTACCGCGCCCAAGCCATCGCCACCAATCATCCATATCACCATAGCTAA
- a CDS encoding valine--tRNA ligase: MKLPKAYEPSEYEPGIYALWETSGSFAPSGQGEPYSIVMPPPNANGNLHVGHGYMIPLQDILVRYHRMQGRDTVWIPGADHAGFETWVVFERSLEATGKSRFDFSRDSLYQMTWDFVHEQRGNMELQLRALGASCDWSSLVFTLDDKVVSTVYDTFKKLWDDKLIYRGERIVNYCTKHQTSFADIEVEFKEDKSHLWHIAYPLADEAGEGEIVVATTRPETMLGDTAVAVHPDDPKYGALVGKMLKLPLSDREIPIVADEAVELGFGTGAVKVTPAHDPLDFEIGQRHNLEVISVIGYDGLITDNAPEAYRGLTADEARKAVVADLEDVGLIRQIEKYTHQVPHCYKCGSVIQPLVMKQWFMDVQPLAQRAKRAIEQGDIAFTPAQKGEELVRYYDELRDWNLSRQIPWGIPIPAFQNVNDPDDWVFDTRVDQTEIEIDGTTYKRDEDTFDTWFSSGQWPFITTDYLAGGDLARFYPNSVMETGFDILRPWVSRMIMLGLYVTDRVPFNDVYLHGLILDEHGQKMSKSKGNVLNPLEVVNDFGSDALRLGVVMNRSAGQSQAFSPATVVAGRNFCNKLWNIARFIESKAPEAILNPSAVNAATPKTIAEHWVLGRLEAARQQLDDHLAHYRFAEAVDTVYHAIWDDVADWFIEVSKQDFTPEFLVHVLDIVLRLAHPFAPFTTETIWTTLHDDDSLLIGQAWPTDFAHDTARAAEFSQIKDLVGEVRFIVAQLPAGKYELMYEQGDQLLSEHGDSMKTLAGLGSVVATSEGKGLRIPSSEHTLWLNISEEMLYEHQTQLEKRLVDTRQEIGNLEGRLSNPSYVDKAPAHLVEESRQALTAKKELERRLVDELTNMAG; the protein is encoded by the coding sequence ATGAAATTACCAAAAGCTTATGAACCATCAGAGTACGAACCAGGGATTTATGCGCTCTGGGAGACGAGCGGCTCGTTTGCGCCGTCGGGGCAGGGCGAACCATATTCGATTGTTATGCCACCGCCGAATGCTAATGGTAATCTGCACGTTGGCCACGGCTACATGATCCCACTCCAGGATATTTTGGTTCGCTATCACCGCATGCAGGGTCGAGACACAGTCTGGATTCCGGGGGCTGATCATGCTGGCTTTGAAACCTGGGTGGTGTTCGAGCGTAGCCTAGAGGCAACAGGGAAGTCTCGGTTCGATTTTTCACGTGATTCATTGTATCAAATGACGTGGGACTTTGTGCACGAGCAGCGGGGCAACATGGAGCTGCAGCTACGGGCGCTTGGCGCATCGTGCGATTGGAGCTCGCTCGTCTTTACTCTCGATGACAAGGTCGTCAGCACGGTTTATGACACCTTCAAAAAACTCTGGGATGACAAGCTCATTTACAGGGGTGAGCGTATCGTTAACTACTGTACCAAACACCAGACATCGTTCGCCGATATCGAGGTCGAGTTCAAGGAAGACAAATCGCACCTCTGGCATATTGCGTATCCATTGGCTGATGAGGCGGGGGAAGGTGAGATCGTAGTGGCGACGACTCGTCCTGAGACGATGCTTGGTGACACGGCGGTGGCGGTTCATCCTGATGACCCCAAATACGGCGCGCTAGTTGGTAAAATGCTCAAATTACCGCTGTCGGATAGGGAAATTCCGATCGTGGCCGATGAGGCGGTAGAGTTAGGCTTTGGTACTGGCGCCGTCAAAGTGACGCCAGCTCACGACCCGCTCGATTTTGAGATTGGTCAGCGCCATAACCTCGAAGTGATCTCGGTGATCGGCTATGACGGCCTCATCACCGATAACGCCCCAGAGGCTTATCGCGGGCTGACGGCTGACGAGGCGCGCAAAGCGGTTGTCGCCGATCTCGAGGACGTCGGTCTGATCCGCCAGATTGAAAAGTATACGCACCAGGTGCCACATTGTTACAAATGCGGTAGCGTGATTCAACCACTGGTCATGAAACAGTGGTTCATGGATGTTCAACCACTGGCGCAGCGCGCTAAGCGGGCGATCGAACAGGGTGATATAGCCTTTACTCCTGCTCAAAAGGGCGAAGAGCTAGTACGTTATTACGACGAGCTGCGTGATTGGAACCTGAGTCGGCAGATCCCGTGGGGCATTCCGATTCCAGCCTTTCAAAACGTGAACGATCCTGATGATTGGGTTTTCGACACCCGGGTCGATCAAACCGAAATTGAAATTGACGGCACAACATACAAACGCGACGAAGACACCTTTGATACTTGGTTTTCCTCTGGCCAGTGGCCGTTTATCACGACTGATTATCTAGCGGGTGGCGACCTGGCGCGCTTTTACCCGAACTCTGTCATGGAGACTGGATTTGATATTCTGCGGCCGTGGGTGTCGCGCATGATCATGCTCGGCCTCTACGTGACCGATCGGGTGCCGTTCAATGACGTTTATTTGCATGGTCTGATTCTCGATGAACACGGTCAAAAGATGAGCAAGAGCAAGGGTAACGTGCTTAACCCACTAGAGGTCGTTAACGATTTCGGCTCGGACGCACTGCGTCTAGGTGTGGTGATGAATCGTTCAGCGGGGCAGAGCCAGGCTTTTTCACCAGCGACCGTAGTCGCGGGACGCAATTTCTGCAACAAACTTTGGAATATCGCGCGCTTTATCGAGAGTAAAGCTCCCGAGGCTATTCTGAATCCGAGCGCGGTCAATGCAGCCACGCCAAAGACTATTGCTGAACACTGGGTGCTAGGTCGCCTCGAGGCGGCGCGGCAGCAACTCGACGACCATCTGGCGCACTATCGTTTTGCTGAGGCGGTTGATACGGTTTATCACGCCATCTGGGATGATGTCGCTGACTGGTTTATCGAGGTGAGTAAACAGGATTTTACCCCAGAATTCCTCGTTCATGTGCTAGATATCGTGCTGCGTTTGGCGCATCCGTTCGCGCCGTTTACGACCGAGACAATTTGGACGACATTACATGATGATGACTCGCTACTGATTGGCCAGGCCTGGCCGACTGATTTTGCACACGATACCGCTAGGGCTGCAGAGTTCAGTCAGATCAAGGATCTGGTAGGTGAGGTGCGCTTTATCGTGGCGCAGTTGCCAGCCGGAAAGTACGAGCTAATGTACGAGCAGGGCGATCAACTTCTATCCGAGCACGGCGACAGTATGAAAACACTTGCAGGCCTTGGTTCAGTTGTCGCAACGTCCGAGGGTAAGGGCTTGCGCATCCCGTCGTCGGAACATACATTATGGCTCAACATTAGCGAGGAAATGTTATACGAACATCAGACACAGCTCGAAAAACGACTGGTCGACACGAGACAGGAAATCGGCAATCTCGAAGGTCGATTATCGAATCCGAGCTATGTTGACAAGGCGCCAGCTCATCTGGTAGAGGAGAGCCGCCAGGCGCTTACCGCTAAAAAAGAGCTCGAACGACGTTTGGTCGACGAGCTCACGAATATGGCTGGATAA